The nucleotide sequence ATTCCATTGATAATAGAAGCCACCCATTTGGAACAAGTTTTTACTTATTCCAttaactataaataatttaatacaaaataagtacatacaaaagacattattttgttgttcATCTTCATTTAAATCGTACAAGCCAAAGGAACatacctaaaataaaaatggtagCGAAATATTGCGTCACTAGCGTCATACGTCAAAAGTTTTGAGGATCGTGGACAGTTAGGTTTTTAATGGTGAAATTAgtcttaaaattcaatttattattttatgtattagtaCTGTcggtataaattatttaattatttaataatatccatAATGCtgagattttaaatttattattactgtAGTAATGTTGTTATTTATGTTCATGGCTTCTATACACTAGTGTTAAGGTTAGAAAATGTGCGTCTACTTGTAAATGTTACGAATATTTATTAGCTTGTGCCGATGTTGTATTCCTTAAGTgctattttatattatgtgtaCTGACAATATATGTATTACGTgtttaaatgattattttaaaaggagttaacataataaaatttgttaaataaatattttataatgtataTTGAATTTGATAACATAGTGGACAATTTAATGTTGCCTTCGATACTTTAAATGAACATTGAAAGTATTCTTTATATATCTTTCAGACTATGTTAAAAGAAGAAACACtgaatattttgaataaaattaactctaaaatttcgttttattttatccAATCTCACACTTAAACCCATGTTATTTGGTTTACTTTAAATTACTATTATCGATATGTTGATTCAAATTGTGCTAACTTAACATTTACTTTTCAGTTGCAAATTTTATACCAACAAGGAAGGGAAGTTTATTGCTTGTTTATGAAGGATTTGCATTTAGACTCAAAAACAAACTTGCATATGGAAAAAAACAATGGTATTGTACATCTAGAACCAAGACTGGCTGCCAGGTCGATGTGACGACAGTCATACACAGAACAGGAAACCTCATAAAGAGAGTAAGAAACGCGCACAACCATCCCGCTCCTGGATTTTATAGACGTAAGGATGGATCTTTTAAAATTGTCTAATTCTTCTATAATATACGTTTTTCTGAGTGTGTACATGATCTTAGCAGTAAGATGTTTTTAAACTGATTATGGGAACTTTGTATATTGACTGTTTCtacatgaaatttatattaaatatatttataacctTAATGATACAAAATGTACCTGGTAACAATGTAATTTAACAGActgttttgtaatattttagatTAAGAAATTTGCTCATTCTAATTTGAGACTGACTTATTCTCTACCTCAAAATAAATTGTAagatcattttttaaattatttccctAGTCGGTAACTAGTTTATAGAATTTTGCTTGGTTATTAAATCTAGATAAAGTTAttgtaattcaaaaatatattcaacTGATTTGTAAATAAGACTGAATTTTTTGATACTCGTTTTCTACCTCAGgacatgaataaaaaatatttgtaatttcttgTTTTCTTGATACCATATTAGATTATACCAAGTCTAATATTCAAGATGATAAAAAAGATAAGAGAATATAATAATCGACTATAATTTCATTCAGATTTATAAGCCTTTGGCTGCCATGTAGATTATGATTGCTCTATGTGGTGTACTAAAGTAGTTATGTCAATTTCTGTTATTAAGAGCCTGGATTgtctaactttgccttcttttggtttaatgtatgttttggtcttttaggtctcttagtctctctagattcattctcagtatcttcggattcctctttcccagaatctactagatattccggcgccttattggcagaaatcgacataattactttagtgAGCCACGTAGGACACCAGTGACCTACATGACAATCATAGAGTTAAATAATATAGTATTAGTATTGTACTGTATATGAACTGATGTGATGTTACTGGAATACCTTAAGACTCTTAAATCTAACAAATGTGATAGTGATTTTTAAAACGTggtaaaataaatcaaacaaaaaaatagcatCATTGTTTTTGTACACTTTAATACAGCTCCTAGGGGAATTACCAAATCGAAACAGTAAAATCAGGtcagtttaaatttaaattgactagtgattacttaaaataattttcacacACATACACTACTACACTAAATATATATGGAGATTGGACTAGTTAGTTTTGCCATTAAATTATCGCAGATAccgtaaatatattaattattatctacaaaatgtttgttaactctaacgaaaattatttaaaacagaatTCAGGAACCCTACACtcctgaaaaataaatattaactgaTTACCTGAAAAAGTTAATAACGAGATATGTAACGGGCATACCAAATTTGCGATTTTTCCTACTTTAATGcatcaattaaaatatcaaaaaccGTGGCAAAATGCACAATTTACCTGGTTAAAATACCATGCTAACAATATCTTTGACGTTGTAAAATCATGCCCAGATTAAAGAAGTCCCTGGGTCTTTGGTCAATATAACAAAAAGGCACCCAGAAAATTGTAGTCtagaattgtttttaaattggtCTTTTAGTGGCAGCTTTCATAGGATAGAagatatttaacaaaattttgaaTTACCCTAAGATTTACAAGGATCTCACGTAATATACACGTTCTTAGCACAATATTGGACCGTTGGTCTAACAATATCAGTGtgcctagtgcgagttttttaacgttctcgatagcgtaaaagttaattcatatttgtatggaatagtatcgtttgcttacgtttgccgctaggggcgctgttccaactgcatacaaaattgagttaacttttacgctatcgagaacgttaaaaaactcgcactaagcacacagactaATATCATCGACTTAGTCGGTGATGTATGTCAGCTCCCGGCAAAAAatcttttgttaaatattttattcttataataCCTTTTCACACCTCTCATTTGCCGCCGGGTAGAAGTACCACTACCAGTTTTCAACGGTCTGGACTATGTTAGTAAACTATAATATGATGCATACCAGTTTGCATTCTCCGCGGCTGTACTCGTGGCCTATTCATCCCGGCTGATTGATAACCGTCATACCAGACGCAAAGATGTTCGCGGCTCGTACCCTTGCCACTAAATTACATAGGTAATAATGTTGCCAATAACTATTTCAGTATCAAAATCAGATttgcacggtttttttttttgcaattcatAATCAGATGACAATACagataaaattataacaatgaACACTTAAACTTAACAAGTAAAATTGACCAATTGAGTGCTTAATCTTTTTGTTAGGGTAATGGTTCCCTTACATTTACCGTTCACTTACATTCCATTTCATGAAAATAATCATGATTAAGTATGTATGACTAAAAATACACTAGGCGTAATTTTGTCATACGATAGTTCGATCTTGCAacagttacaattttttttatcttcatgTACTTAACAAAGACCCTCACTCCAATTCGATTTTGACTTCCACCTCTTGTCTTACAGTAGTTGGTGGTATTCAGTGTCTATGGATGCGGGTAATTAAGCACTTAATATCAGGAGGAACGGGCAGTTACATCagcaaaaataaatcaaatttaacaATCCCATCAGATGGGCcccatgctcgtctgcctacaagggcaataaaaaaaatcccaccATTTTATctgtaaaataaagtttttgacCAGTATCTCAGTACGTAACATTGATTAATATGTTCACTCAATTGAATGCAACAACTTCGGTTCGTGATTATGTTCATCGCTAATCTTCAACAAGGTATTATCGGTTCTGTCTGTTATGACGTGGGCCCTGCAATTTTTCGATCGGTTCGAAGAGCACAGCCATCGCCTGCAATGCTTAGTCAGGAACCTTTCGTTGTAAGTGTATCCTCCTACGAGAAGCAAGGGCCGACCCCGTCTTGATATTAACATCCGAACTGGAATTAAatcatttcattaatattttgctCAAATTTTTATGAGTACAAACGctacatatgtacataatttttatttaaaattgtaaattgatactgtgtttttttttttcactttagtAAGTGATCAGGTGTTGAAAAcgaaattctatgaaaaatgaaataacgATCAATCAAAGACATTGTTTTATTCAATAAcgcgaaaaaaataattatatttgtaatataaaatatctaatTCAACTTAACGATACAAAAATAGTACATGTTATACATAACTTTTAAacttgtatttctttttattataattctttTCTTGTGTTAATACAAATTTTGCGGTTAAGAAATTGCAGACGTTAACGAGACAAAAAATACAATCTACacaatcaaattcaaattacgAAAACTGTTTACCGCCACACTTTCAAAGGAACATTAATCGATTTTAAGACGTTTTCTTAGTACCGTCATCGGATATTTTATCTTTTTGAAAATGAAAGCATAACTTAATGCACACCCTGTATAATTAGTAAGTACCTTTTGCAAGTATATGATTTCTTTTCTGCACCTTTATTTAATCATATtgcgtttttaattttataagttaataaaacataaacaattaggtatatattaaaaattcagaGAATTTAGTCCGTGTTCGATAATTTATACTCTTAACGAAAATCGTTACATTTTAACCACAACTTAAATAATTAGACAAAGTCTAATACTTGATTTGACTCGAACATACTAGGATAGGTGAGTGCTATGtcaaaaaagaagaaattaaaTAGCACCCGGCATAGTGGCCTTTTGCGTAAAACAATATCTAGGCAGctacaaaaaaatttttctctAATGCATAGTATTGAAAAAATTatcatactttaaaaaatataaatcagaATACATAATAGAGCGTAATACTTAATTGACATATCAAAACACGGTCACGCACATCACTCATGACCGCCATAATATTTCGGACACAAAATAGGAATATTCATTTGTAGACAGTTGGTTTCGTCTGGAGGCCCGTGATTGTGTCGCCCCGTGGCCGCTATAACGCAGTTGTCATCCGTCATTAATATGCTCGCCCGACAATTTTTCACCCTCGAACAATACCACCGCCATCCAGCCTTCAAAGGGTAAGGGTATTTCGAGTATGTATACTTCTTGTAGACCAATAACGGTCGTCCCCGTTTCGACATTTTAAGAAGCactgtaaattttaaaacagttcaaatattaccataataaaaacaaatataacccAACCttgttcttaaaaaaaaacacttagatAATCGTGTTAGTAACGTATTGGTAAAACGTATAGGATATGGTGAGgacataaaagtaaaatataacaTAAAGTTCAGGATTCAAAGTAGTAGTAAATGCATAAATAAGCTTCCAAAATATAGTTTTGTTCccgcattttaatttttttgagatTCATGAACAACTTTACAAGCATAGTTTGACCAATGTCTCAACCATCAGATTTAAAAGGCTTCCAATTTAGTGATTTCTGAacgaacttaaaattatttaaaaggcGAGCCAAAATTGTTgaaattctttttaaaaaaaatacaaaatgtggcAACTTTTTTAATCCACGTGCGATATAATTTTATAGTGTTAATTcagatttttatttggatttttgtattatttcaaataaaacattgtTACCGTTATTGAACCTCAGAATAGAACCTTAAGCCCCTTTTCCCTGTGATATTGGCTCATTGAATTGTTCTTGACTTTTGTCAATTTATCTATAGTGAAAAACATTAATTTGATAATGCAgtataaagtaatttatttgcaacgctttataaattacaaaactcaacctgttttaaataataataaaaacaactcACAAATAAGTATTAACCAGAACCTGAAGAATATTTAGTTCAACAATTCGATTTCtagaaacattttatttatttatctacatttaaaaaaaaacatgtcactAGAATCTATGGAAAATTGTTCAGTAGTAGCTTTACCACAGACATGATGCTATcatgttaataaattaaaacagcaATTAATCAGCTTCTATTATGAGCGGTTCTCGAAGCGCTTCAATCACATTCTGCGGCTTGAGATAATACTTCGGAGGCTCGTGGCAATGTTCTTCGTAAGCTGAAGTGATGTAATTAGATGTGTCTGTAAAGACGCATGCGCGGCAGTTCTTTATAGTAGAACAGACCCATCTAGTACGATCCCCTTTGATGTACTGTTTCCGATAAGTGTACTGTCTGAATAAAAGCATTTCTTTGCCTTTCCTAGACGTGATCACTAATGCTGTATCTGAAATTCAAGATATCAATAAGTCATCACGTTATAGGATCTCCAAAccaagtcacacacggtcatcTGGCCCCAAATTTGGATTACCTATAGGAACCAGTAATGGATACAAACGTcgtttataactttttttttcctacctaagctgagagccttgagaggttatttcagagtaatcttaactagtaggtgagctcacggggctcaaacctgacggcgttgctaacgcgaaccctagcaagagccgtgcttcgcagaatgtaccaccggacccactgagaagatccggcgagaaactcagtaggctgtgtctgagggttaatttactcgtcgagcccttcgtcgcaagcgacgggttcgacgagaacaatgaccggtgcttgaggtacctaaaagcaccgttagtggatcggtaaaatccgaaatgacgtgtcgTTTGTCACACTTTACTAGTCCGATATGGGAATCGAATCTATACCCCTCGGCCAAGGGCGCTACTATGCCGCCGAGTCAGTTTATAACATGATGAGGTTAAAGGTGTCTTTTCGAATTCAGTAAAGTTAAAAGGCCGTCAGTAGGTACTAGCATTTCTCAAATAAGCTATTTTtagattataataattccaCACAATTTGGCGATTGCATGCagtagagatgcgaatgttgcgatggatgtgtggagtagcgagaatggatagaatacggaatgaatgtgttagaggaagtctgaaagtggcacttgtgacagagaagctgagagtgcgcgtttgggatggtatggacatgtgatgagacgaaatgaaaatgaggttggtaagagaatgttaactatgaatatggaaggatatagaggaagaggtagacctaagaaaaaatggatggattgcgttaaagacgatatgggtaagaagggagtgagcgaagaaatggtatatgatagaagagtatggaaggggaaaacatgttgcgccgaccccaggtgactgggagaagggcaggataatgatgatgatgaataataGTTCTACACAATCTCTTACCGTTCTGCTCGCTGTCGATGTCTTCGAATCTGTGCGGCTCGGGATGATCGTGTTGTTCACAGGCCATCACAATTTTGAATTCATCATTAAGGTACAAGAACGAATTGCAATTCTTGTCCAGCGAACACACCCATCTGGTACCGCTCTTAGCTTTATATGCCTTCCTGTATCTGAAGCCATTGTATTGTAACATGTCTTTTCCTTTACGGGACTTAATGAATAACACTTCATTATCATCGAATCCTTCTTCTTCCTCTGTCATCACTGTTGACGACTCTTCTAAGGATGTAGctggattttaaataaaaaaattaaagacaaatcgttcttaataataatatatactatatataataaatactccTTACTACTACGCCTACTActgtttttgaaattttaaagtattttgtttttaaatttccaaTGGCTAAAGAACATTTCGAAAATCTATTCCACGAAATCTGCAACTACATCAGTCATATATTTAACGcattaaaaaaacagatattATTCACCTTTTTGTGCATCATTTTCGTCCGCTTCTAAGCTTTCAGATTGTGGATGATCATGTTGTTCACAGGTCATCATAATTTTTGAATCATCATTGACATACAGGAACGAATTACAGTTTTTATCAACAGAACAGACCCATCTAGTACCGCTCTTAGCTTTATATGCCTTCCTATATCTGTATCCATTGTACTGCAATAATTCAATTCCTGTGCgtaattttataaaagttacTTCTTTATCATCAAATGCCCCTTCCTCTTGAAATATGACCGTGGACAATTCCGATTTATCTGTTGGCAACGTGTGAAAGGTTAAGTTAACCAGTAAATTGCGTTAAACCGAAAGTGTTTTTTctcaagaaaaaaatataattttaatttacatattcAGCAAAAAGATGACACAAAGAAATCAAAGTACTctatagtttttaaaaatactaaaaataatagtaagAACGTTCTGAGAAATACGGCATAGGATGCCTAGATTAGTTAGTCCCCTTTGCCGTTTGCCATCTAAGTAATTTGCAATGCCAACAGTTCCAGATCATGACCATGGTCGTTAGGCCGATGTATGATGACGCTGAGACTCAACCATCGTTACGGACAGAATCAAAGAAACTGACCCTTAAACAGCCAATATCTATAACACGCATTAGTATCATAGTAATGCGTGTTATAGATATTGTCTgttgtaaattgtaattgtaatgcaATTGTAAAaagtaattgtaattattttagtcgcgtttccgatccggaggtaaagccccgtgagctcacctactcgctcgatGAAGCTGACATAACTCCTTGAGGTTACCAGCATCGATAGGAAAAAAGACGTCCGTTTGACTTGACAAAattaaagggtttttttttaaactactatacccatcagaaaaaaaatcattgctcgtgacgtcatttgtggagCCAAAAGAAACTACTGTAGAATTAACAACAATGTACACTTTGACCCTTACATCTCAAGGTCGGGGGATTTTAAATCGCGCTCATGTTTTGTTAAAGGTGTATTTCCCGAAGTCAACAGATTTAAATCATAATATGTTCTTATTTTGAATTCCTCTGATCTCCTCTATCATTTATAACTCGGTATATAAATTTAGTAACCAATTATCCGCTCTTTACGTTAAGTTAACAATAACACTAAATACAACGCATTAGGTCATATTAGTACGTAATCTAAGATTAACACGGCGTTTATGTAGCCACAATTAATGTTACACAATCATTGAGAAAATTCTAAGCAAATTCAATTATAGctttccatataaaaaaaacaagggtatatttttcaaataaaacagcCGTTAGCttgtagattttattttagttaataatttataatcaatttTAAATGTCATGATGAGCCTGCTAATTTAAACTTCATCTCGGATATAAGGCTAGGTTCATATGATTGCGCGGCACCGCGCGCCACCGCGTGGTGGAAGCGTTCACATAACAGAATATGTACGCGCGAGAATCTGGCATTTTTTAACTATACCTACTTTAGGATGTCAGTTGCatcttttgattttttatatgattgcgttaaaaactatttaaaatcgatAGACGCGATATCGTCTTAGCTAGCTGAACACTGTTTAGATTGATATTGTACCGCGCGGTCATATGGACTTAGCCTAATGCATTTcgattatttttctaaatcataaaattttattcgtaTCTGATTGTTATGGCACCAAGA is from Bombyx mori chromosome 6, ASM3026992v2 and encodes:
- the Mod(mdg4) gene encoding mod(mdg4)-heS00531 isoform X3 — protein: MASDEQFSLCWNNFHANMSAGFHGLLSRGDLVDVTLAAEGRLLQAHKLVLSVCSPYFQEMFKMNPTQHPIVFLKDVSHSALRDLLQFMYQGEVNVKQEELASFISTAEQLQVKGLTGNQNEESSTPSKPKPTSRPGPRSSQQRQSVMTKLETDLDSKPSSTPVAVKRPNRPSIASNNSSSSQSGPAKRKCVDPLEAGPSGSAKDEFVTIPDEDENNAVAPKMEPEFVNESMWDDDEDGTNNDETNYGEDDSNMEMTGFDGSATGDVNISGGEGGAVGDAQDKSELSTVIFQEEGAFDDKEVTFIKLRTGIELLQYNGYRYRKAYKAKSGTRWVCSVDKNCNSFLYVNDDSKIMMTCEQHDHPQSESLEADENDAQKATSLEESSTVMTEEEEGFDDNEVLFIKSRKGKDMLQYNGFRYRKAYKAKSGTRWVCSLDKNCNSFLYLNDEFKIVMACEQHDHPEPHRFEDIDSEQNDTALVITSRKGKEMLLFRQYTYRKQYIKGDRTRWVCSTIKNCRACVFTDTSNYITSAYEEHCHEPPKYYLKPQNVIEALREPLIIEAD